One part of the Pseudopipra pipra isolate bDixPip1 chromosome 3, bDixPip1.hap1, whole genome shotgun sequence genome encodes these proteins:
- the MIA3 gene encoding transport and Golgi organization protein 1 homolog isoform X2, which produces MAAAPPPDPRLLLALLLLLPPPPLRCSAAAAAPDLGRRFAERKRCADPECSMLMCRGKAMRDFKGPDCRFVNFKKGEAVYVYYKLVGKSTELWAGSVGSDFGYFPKDLLEINHNYSNEELELPTDETDFVCFDGGRDDFDNYNVDELLKSLQEMIANEGEAESSDPGTKPAEGTERDKETEQAGRVMSPGALETGERSAEEDKENLVLTHEVDSSLTEGTENTGGDSSANSHKENSQGDQIAHEHLKGMLHGKLKGLESENTKNTSIPQGETSQLDQENEEVNAYTLLNRELSVNLKTKFGSTADAVVSDDEVTRLVTSLEDDLNDDLSINPADAEEEPDFEDQSAEIPLLSFMAEDEITSPEDLEDDGNDDVESQNHEPDEDAKGATKLNNQRENEEKPNSDALILEDAFSRSKRSGDSGSVDRSESKQTKEKQDDVVLISKREAPAKTQPEDLSKELLRKEPVGSGDLSSKEQTNKTEQFEEQLTDGGESHPGVLKSTAVPDSPSLPSPEDNLESKSFVKNKQDALQPSADGINESPERMPLAQTEKSEKKFEGDTSEEVLESDLKHKRSWDKTNEKERAENKPSVDVPAKPVEEVKNASQSDLGDTDPLRVKVEHRMPAVEKELLGHEEDLNQRGETDHENKKPASPNKEPAIKNRNMKETPAGEGDPSHSGAVEQHRPWENETEYLEADANEELSRNPGKMPVFEESIDRSSPEEKSKSTTQNTDTENLTQQGTARTEDADSDRNLGTDLAKERTLRPELQSEEPHAEDDPDLKQEEDELLEDENAASAKLSQVRAANVQGDTLNVENTNPELEGLSEAVSGTPNPTYKTGEDTNSVSKEDKRTISMQNASETGNKDVDVPMRKDAKLDEMEHVMEDDDESSETEEPSAVEEDNFQSPDTENSDDFDQKKDHLPEGISQKDSKEVQNLEHTRNDQQQSAHFPSPADSSAATNDTVTDFSESVKRLTIIRDFLDEKRVMRLQKYLGFQHVVRIEAMFHDMKVEMELARKASHNNGDVEKALDQILEFSESNIMDVVGKVLDSRVAENKEEVVKEMDLYDEESALMDDIQELIYSLRSKYSSASESVPLASAPEQEDDQLHFQDGAKEAEYGRVTIRNPNAIDEGNQEFQQLDDNRPEQPIEEEERAVNIPPEHEEANFSNNGEAEEGYDSERGSLLEDASFGSVDSEQSAREDIAAGAGRAAGAPWRAALGAARELLRRLVATLPEEMRPGPDFHGLPWEPVIMTALVGIVTLAIFFWRTCLSVKSRIYQVTEKQLAEKIKNLLQEKTEILEKLSEYDQKIKEAKESMKVAQEQKDILSDETAGLKDTVKELEEAKHQLDDKVKNLHTMLETERKKNEKKQNKLSETQKSVEKLQEAINVHSAELSEVQLALNEAKLSEEKVKSELLHVQEENARLKKSKEQLLKEAEGWSERHSELREQIQMYQKSQKDIEETLAYKENEIEVLTNCIMQLKQLDMDPEAKKDEKGCEWSPGDDLANGELPDTESEKMKTQIKQMMDVSRVKTMLSIVEEDRNLLQSKLNDEVAARHELEEKIKTLEHDSSSLQSAKTQLENECKTLQQKVEILGELYQQKEMALQKKLTQEEYERQEKEQKLSAADEKAVLAIEEVKVYKQRIQDMEEELQKTERSYKNQIAAHEKKAHDNWLIARSAERALAEEKREAANLRQKLIEVNQKIVMLQRPVIVKPTPGRPDRQVPPRRGPLSRDGSSGPSPVSGGNPSPTQMVEVPARPLSAPRREGARGEFVVDGPPALRRPPELPGRMSVPDIGPAVASLISSEPRTSSPSTAMDGVGNASAKGPSPFPGTPLMPSPVMGPPPPPPVRYGPPPPPLRGHFGPRPHPAPQVCGAPLPPPAARDFLPGPRLGIRDLPPGPLPPPPDPRGYARGHPPFRPLGPPGPRDYPPGPRLPPQASRDYTPPPNRDLPPSAPRD; this is translated from the exons GTTGGAAGTGATTTTGGATATTTTCCAAAGGATTTACTTGAAATAAATCATAATTATTCCAATGAGGAGCTAGAATTGCCAACAGAT gAAACAGACTTTGTTTGCTTTGATGGCGGAAGGGATGACTTTGATAATTATAATGTGGATGAGCTTTTAAAGTCATTGCAAGAGATGATAGCAAATGAAGGGGAAGCTGAATCGAGTGATCCAGGGACAAAACCAGCTGAAGGAACAGAGAGGGATAAGGAGACTGAACAGGCTGGTAGAGTAATGTCCCCTGGTGCTTTGGAGACAGGCGAGCGAAGCGCTGAAGAAGACAAGGAAAACCTTGTCTTGACACACGAAGTAGATAGTTCTCTTACAGAAGGAACTGAAAATACTGGGGGAGACTCCAGTGCCAATAGTCACAAAGAAAACTCTCAGGGAGATCAAATTGCACATGAGCACTTGAAAGGCATGCTACATGGGAAATTAAAAGGGCTAGAAAGTGAAAATACCAAAAACACTAGTATTCCTCAGGGTGAAACAAGTCAACTCGACCAAGAGAATGAAGAAGTCAATGCCTACACACTTTTAAACAGAGAGCTCTCTGtgaacttgaaaacaaaatttggCTCAACTGCTGATGCTGTTGTATCAGATGATGAAGTGACTCGCCTTGTTACGTCACTGGAAGATGATTTAAATGATGATTTGAGCATTAATCCTgctgatgcagaggaggagccaGACTTTGAAGATCAGTCTGCAGAAATCCCTTTGCTGTCTTTTATGGCAGAGGATGAAATTACATCCCCAGAGGATTTAGAAGATGATGGAAACGATGACGTTGAGTCACAAAACCATGAACCTGATGAAGATGCAAAGGGTGCTACAAAGCTAAATaaccaaagagaaaatgagGAGAAACCCAATTCAGATGCATTAATTCTTGAGGATGCCTTCAGTAGGAGCAAGAGGTCAGGTGACAGTGGAAGTGTGGACAGGTCCGAATCTAAACAGACAAAAGAGAAACAGGATGACGTGGTGCTAATTAGTAAAAGAGAAGCACCAGCAAAAACTCAGCCTGAGGATCTCTCCAAAGAACTCCTTAGAAAGGAACCTGTAGGTTCTGGTGATCTGAGttcaaaagaacaaacaaacaaaactgaacagTTTGAAGAGCAGCTCACTGATGGAGGAGAGTCACATCCTGGAGTGCTTAAGAGTACAGCTGTGCCTGATTCTCCCTCTTTGCCTAGTCCAGAAGATAATCTGGAGTCCAAATCATTTGTTAAAAACAAGCAAGATGCTTTACAACCATCTGCTGATGGTATCAACGAAAGTCCCGAAAGAATGCCGCTTGCTCAAACagagaaaagtgagaaaaagttTGAGGGTGATACCTCAGAGGAGGTCTTGGAGAGTGATTTAAAGCACAAAAGGTCGTGGGAcaaaacaaatgagaaagaaagagcTGAGAACAAGCCTTCTGTTGATGTTCCAGCCAAACCAGTGGAAGAGGTAAAAAATGCATCTCAAAGTGACTTAGGAGATACTGACCCCTTGAGAGTGAAAGTGGAGCACAGAATGCCTGCAGTGGAGAAAGAACTTCTTGGACATGAGGAAGATTTAAATCAAAGAGGGGAGACCgatcatgaaaataaaaaacctgcCTCTCCTAACAAAGAACCGGcaataaaaaatagaaacatgAAAGAAACTCCTGCAGGGGAGGGAGACCCAAGCCATAGTGGAGCTGTTGAGCAACATAGGCCATGGGAAAATGAGACTGAGTATTTAGAGGCAGATGCGAATGAAGAACTTTCAAGAAATCCTGGCAAGATGCCAGTATTTGAAGAAAGCATTGACAGAAGTTCcccagaagaaaaatcaaaaagcacTACACAGAATACTGATACAGAGAATCTTACTCAGCAAGGAACTGCTCGTACTGAGGATGCAGATTCAGACAGAAATCTTGGCACAGATTTAGCTAAAGAAAGAACTCTAAGACCAGAATTGCAATCTGAAGAGCCACATGCTGAAGATGACCCTGACCTGAAACAAGAAGAGGACGAGCTGCTGGAAGATGAGAATGCAGCAAGTGCAAAGCTGTCACAAGTAAGGGCTGCAAATGTACAGGGTGATACACTAAATGTTGAAAATACAAATCCTGAATTGGAAGGACTTAGTGAAGCTGTTTCAGGAACCCCAAATCCTACTTACAAAACAGGAGAGGACACAAACTCAGTTTCTAAGGAGGATAAAAGAACAATCAGCATGCAAAATGCAAGTGAGACTGGGAACAAAGATGTTGATGTACCAATGAGAAAAGATGCTAAATTGGATGAGATGGAACATGTCATGGAAGATGATGATGAGTCTTCTGAAACTGAGGAGCCATCAGCTGTGGAAGAAGATAATTTCCAATCTCCTGACACAGAAAACAGCGATGACTTTGACCAAAAGAAAGACCATCTCCCAGAGGGCATTTCACAAAAAGACTCAAAAGAGGTGCAAAATTTAGAGCATACAAGAAATGACCAGCAGCAATCTGCGCatttccccagccctgctgacagCTCAGCAGCCACGAATGACACCGTAACAGACTTCAGTGAGTCTGTGAAGCGGCTCACAATAATAAGAGATTTTCTGGATGAGAAGCGTGTGATGCGTCTCCAAAAGTACCTTGGGTTCCAACACGTGGTCAGGATAGAAGCCATGTTCCATGACATGAAGGTGGAGATGGAGCTTGCTCGTAAGGCAAGCCATAATAACGGAGATGTAGAAAAAGCCTTGGACCAGATACTTGAGTTTTCGGAATCGAACATTATGGATGTTGTAGGAAAAGTTCTGGATTCCAGAGTGGCAGAAAATAAAGAGGAGGTGGTGAAAGAGATGGATTTGTATGATGAGGAGAGTGCACTGATGGATGACATTCAAGAATTAATATATTCTTTAAGGAGTAAATATTCGTCTGCTAGTGAGAGTGTCCCACTTGCATCTGCTCCAGAACAGGAAGATGACCAGCTGCACTTTCAAG ATGGTGCAAAAGAGGCTGAATATGGCAGAGTTACCATCAGAAACCCGAATGCCATCGATGAGGGCAATCAGGAATTTCAGCAGCTTGATGATAACAGGCCAGAGCAGCCTattgaggaggaagagagggctGTTAATATTCCACCTGAGCATGAAGAGGCCAACTTCTCAAATAATGGGGAAGCTGAAGAAGGTTATGACAGTGAAAGAGGATCGCTCCTGGAAGATGCTTCCTTTGGGTCGGTTGATTCAGAACAAAGTGCCAGGGAAGATATTGCTGCAG GTGCCGGCCGGGCCGCGGGCGCCCCCTGGCGGGCGGCGCTGGGCGCGGCGCGGGAGCTGCTGCGGCGG TTGGTTGCCACCCTGCCTGAGGAAATGCGTCCTGGGCCTGATTTCCATGGACTTCCATGGGAGCCTGTTATTATGACTGCCTTAGTGGGAATTGTCACgcttgctatttttttctggagaacCTGCCTTTCA GTAAAGAGTAGAATATATCAAG tGACTGAAAAGCAACTTGCTGAAAAGATTAAAAACCTTCtgcaagaaaaaacagaaatcttAGAAAAGTTGTCAGAATATGAtcaaaag ATAAAGGAAGCAAAGGAATCCATGAAAGTGGCCCAAGAACAAAAAGACATTCTCTCCGATGAAACTGCAGGGCTTAAG gacaCTGTCAAAGAACTGGAAGAAGCAAAGCATCAGCTGGATGACAAAGTGAAAAATCTGCACACAATGCttgaaacagagagaaaaaagaatgagaagaaacagaacaag CTCTCTGAAACCCAGAAGTCCGTGGAGAAACTGCAGGAGGCTATCAATGTGCATTCTGCAGAGCTTTCAGAG GTGCAGTTAGCCCTTAATGAAGCTAAACTAAGTGAAGAAAAGGTGAAATCTGAGCTGCTTCATGTGCAGGAAGAGAATGCTAGGCTGAAAAAGAGCAAGGAGCAG CTGCTAAAAGAAGCTGAAGGTTGGAGTGAGAGGCATTCTGAGCTCCGTGAGCAGATCCAAATGTATCAGAAATCTCAGAAGGACATAGAAGAAACACTTGcctacaaagaaaatgaaattgaa GTTTTAACTAACTGCATTATGCAGCTGAAGCAGCTGGACATGGATCCAGAGGCCAAGAAGGACGAGAAGGGGTGTGAGTGGAGCCCAGGAGATGACCTGGCCAACGGAGAGTTGCCAG atACTGAGAGTGAGAAGATGAAGACTCAGATTAAGCAAATGATGGATGTCTCCAGG GTAAAAACTATGTTGTCCATAgttgaagaagacagaaatcTTCTGCAGTCCAAACTGAATGATGAAGTAGCAGCAAGACATGAGCTGGAAG agaaaataaaaacgTTGGAACATGACTCCTCTTCGCTCCAGTCAGCCAAAACTCAACTGGAAAATGAATGCAAAACTCTTCAGCAGAAAGTGGAGATACTTGGTGAACTCTACCAGCAGAAGGAGATGGCACTCCAGAA AAAACTAACCCAGGAAGAGTATGAGCGTCAGGAGAAGGAACAGAAATTGTCTGCTGCAGATGAAAAAGCCGTGCTGGCCATCGAGGAAGTGAAAGTTTATAA GCAAAGGATCCAAGATATGGAAgaagaactgcagaaaacagagagaTCTTACAAGAATCAG atCGCTGCTCATGAGAAAAAGGCACACGACAATTGG CTCATTGCCCGCTCAGCTGAGAGAGCTCTGgctgaggaaaaaagagaagcagccAACCTGAGACAAAA atTAATAGAAGTAAACCAAAAAATCGTCATGCTTCAAAGACCAGTAATTGTAAAGCCAACTCCAGGCAGACCCGATCGCCAAGTCCCGCCACGACGAG GTCCCTTAAGCAGAGATGGCTCTTCTGGCCCATCACCTGTGAGTGGAGGAAATCCATCCCCCACACAGATGGTAGAAGTTCCTGCTCGGCCCCTTTCTGCTCCTCGAAGGGAAGGCGCAAGGGGTGAATTTG TGGTGGATGGCCCCCCTGCTCTGCGAAGGCCACCAGAGTTACCTGGAAGGATGTCTGTTCCTG ATATTGGGCCTGCTGTAGCATCCCTGATCAGCAGTGAGCCAAGAACCTCCTCCCCTTCCACAGCAATGGATGGAGTG GGTAATGCCAGTGCCAAAGGCCCATCTCCTTTCCCTGGGACACCCCTCATGCCCTCCCCAGTGATGGGACCTCCTCCTCCACCGCCTGTTCGCTACGGACCACCGCCACCTCCTCTCCGTGGGCACTTCGGGCCTCGGCCTCACCCTGCGCCCCAAG tttGTGGTGCTCCCTTGCCACCTCCGGCTGCAAGAGATTTCTTACCTGGTCCACGTTTAGGAATAAGAGATTTGCCTCCTGGCCCACTCCCGCCTCCCCCAGATCCCAGAGGCTATGCACGTGGGCACCCTCCTTTTCGACCCCTAGGCCCTCCTGGCCCCAGGGATTATCCTCCAGGCCCACGGCTACCCCCACAAGCTTCCAGAGACTATACACCTCCTCCCAACAGAGACTTGCCTCCCTCGGCACCCAGAGACTAA